In the genome of Fusarium fujikuroi IMI 58289 draft genome, chromosome FFUJ_chr02, one region contains:
- a CDS encoding related to heterokaryon incompatibility protein het-6 encodes MAFPAVSAEARVPSPPPLRLSHGKGRPYDVPPPHAPNQQYAVIPETSYNNKFMPYPYDYNVVPPLSPPTPKAALSPSPRLLQNQQAASSFSELSYQYRPIEDASIRLVRILPERKTMIKCEIIHVSLEQPPPYKAISYTWGDTGDTRKIEIEGCLIPIAVSLHGALQALRKKQSSVLIWADALCINQKDRDERSQQVQLMPFIYSNADSVAIWLGPEENDSTRAVSFLDAIATTGEPFGSSNISKLLAAGAENGDLLAVVSLFGREYWRRLWVVQEVFNAKRIMVHSGSTRLEWKKYQSASVLFSQRRGELIFNNKDQLKRRLAASPDQFSYVQTLIYQGPASLPDLKFHMSDGEEALLQVLRTCRRKLASDPRDKLYGILGVLPASIRDEFRADYNLSVKDVYTEIVDFLLKTTEKLDIICEAIHFPVHTSTANLPTFVPDWSHIPQTSAMGFKYNFSASGSSKAICRFRDERLNKLEISGLEIDVVQSKGVVVGTLCNLGDYLVAFLHWRALLLQAVEGRNEQELQMAEECFAATICLGQIPSEYDRGRWQAEIYHIFANLFRDRLPYIRLDDRLAYYLETPSEVKAEMRRHFLQIHFGDRMMGRCFCLTQNRRLAMGSGFMLAGDVIVVPLGCSTPILLRAEGTQGEYRYVGDIYVDGYMFGKAVDQWQAGKRQLKKYVLH; translated from the coding sequence ATGGCGTTCCCGGCGGTGTCAGCAGAAGCACGGGTCCCTTCCCCGCCGCCTCTCAGATTGAGCCACGGCAAAGGTCGCCCATACGACGTCCCTCCACCGCATGCGCCAAATCAGCAATACGCGGTAATTCCAGAGACGAGCTATAACAATAAATTCATGCCGTATCCCTACGATTACAATGTCGTGCCACCACTATCTCCACCTACTCCAAAAGCTGCCCTCAGTCCGAGCCCCAGGCTACTCCAAAACCAGCAAGCTGCATCTTCGTTTAGTGAGCTGTCTTATCAGTACAGGCCAATTGAAGATGCATCCATCAGATTGGTTAGAATATTGCcggagaggaagacgatgatcaAGTGCGAAATTATCCATGTTTCCTTGGAACAGCCTCCtccttataaggctatctcGTACACTTGGGGCGATACGGGTGATACCCGCAAGATCGAGATTGAAGGTTGTTTGATCCCGATAGCTGTCAGCCTCCACGGTGCCTTGCAAGCACTACGCAAAAAACAATCATCTGTCTTGATATGGGCAGATGCTCTGTGCATCAATCAAAAGGATCGAGATGAGCGGAGTCAGCAGGTTCAACTGATGCCGTTTATCTACTCTAATGCTGATAGCGTCGCAATCTGGCTTGGTCCGGAAGAGAACGACAGCACACGAGCTGTTAGTTTTCTCGATGCCATAGCGACTACAGGTGAACCTTTTGGGTCCAGCAATATTTCCAAACTACTAGCAGCTGGTGCCGAAAACGGTGACCTTTTAGCAGTAGTATCACTCTTTGGGAGGGAATATTGGAGACGACTATGGGTCGTCCAGGAAGTCTTCAATGCGAAGCGAATAATGGTTCATTCTGGCTCGACTCGTCTTGAGTGGAAGAAATATCAAAGTGCTTCAGTACTATTCAGCCAGCGCCGTGGGGAACTCATCTTCAATAACAAAGACCAGCTCAAGAGGCGACTAGCAGCTTCGCCCGATCAGTTCAGCTATGTTCAGACCCTCATTTACCAAGGGCCAGCCAGTCTACCAGACCTCAAATTCCACATGTcggatggagaagaggctcTTCTACAGGTGCTACGAACTTGTCGCAGGAAGCTCGCCTCTGATCCTAGAGATAAATTGTACGGAATCCTTGGCGTTTTGCCAGCAAGTATTCGAGACGAGTTCCGCGCGGACTACAATCTCTCCGTGAAGGATGTGTACACTGAGATTGTCGActttcttctcaagacgaCTGAAAAGCTCGACATTATCTGTGAAGCAATCCACTTCCCTGTTCACACCAGCACCGCCAACCTTCCAACATTCGTTCCGGACTGGTCACATATTCCGCAAACATCGGCAATGGGCTTCAAGTATAATTTCTCAGCATCAGGTTCGAGTAAAGCCATTTGCAGGTTCCGCGATGAACgcctcaacaagcttgaaATTTCAGGGCTCGAGATCGACGTGGTGCAGAGCAAGGGTGTTGTCGTCGGCACACTTTGCAACCTAGGAGATTACCTTGTGGCGTTCCTGCACTGGAGAGCGCTACTTCTTCAGGCCGTTGAAGGTCGCAATGAGCAAGAATTACAAATGGCGGAAGAGTGCTTTGCAGCGACGATCTGTCTTGGTCAAATCCCATCAGAGTATGACCGAGGTCGATGGCAGGCAGAAATCTATCATATCTTTGCGAACCTCTTTCGCGACCGTCTACCATACATCAGGCTCGATGACAGACTAGCTTACTACTTGGAAACTCCATCCGAGGTTAAAGCTGAAATGAGGCGGCACTTTCTGCAAATTCATTTTGGGGATCGTATGATGGGGAGGTGTTTCTGTCTTACGCAGAATCGTCGGCTTGCGATGGGATCGGGGTTCATGCTTGCGGGTGATGTAATTGTTGTGCCGTTGGGTTGTTCGACACCGATATTGTTGAGAGCTGAGGGGACGCAGGGTGAGTATAGATACGTGGGCGATATATATGTTGACGGGTATATGTTTGGTAAAGCTGTGGATCAATGGCAGGCGGGGAAGAggcagttgaagaagtatgTACTTCACTAA